The following are encoded in a window of Deltaproteobacteria bacterium genomic DNA:
- a CDS encoding type IV pilus twitching motility protein PilT yields METLLREAAEKGASDLHLSCGEPPMLRVHGDLVRTEHPTLTPESVNELVNAIMNEPQRARFDREHEVDFACELPGKGRFRVNVFLHSRGPGAVLRTIPTQIPSLDSLNMPPVLKDLCTRERGLILVTGPTGSGKSTTLAAMVDVINQTWDAHILTVEDPIEFVHPPKRCLVNQREVGPHTESFSNALRSALREDPDVILIGEMRDLETISLALTAAETGHLVFGTLHTSSAPKTIDRIIDVFPAGQQAQIRTMLSESLEAVVAQTLLKKKGGGGRVAACEILIGVPAVRNLIREAKLHQIPSMMQTGQRVGMQTLDMALADLVKRGVIEPTALPPRPTINGTGNGSTHVVGTPA; encoded by the coding sequence ATGGAAACGCTGCTCCGCGAGGCCGCCGAGAAGGGCGCCTCGGACCTGCACCTGAGCTGCGGCGAGCCGCCGATGCTTCGTGTCCACGGCGACCTCGTGCGCACCGAGCACCCCACGCTCACGCCGGAGAGCGTGAACGAGCTCGTCAACGCCATCATGAACGAGCCACAGCGCGCGCGCTTCGACCGCGAGCACGAGGTCGACTTCGCGTGCGAGCTGCCCGGCAAGGGCCGCTTCCGCGTCAACGTCTTCCTGCACAGCCGCGGGCCGGGCGCGGTGCTGCGCACCATCCCGACCCAGATCCCCTCGCTCGACTCGCTCAACATGCCGCCGGTGTTGAAGGATCTCTGCACCCGCGAGCGCGGACTCATCCTGGTGACCGGGCCGACGGGCTCCGGCAAGTCGACCACCCTCGCCGCGATGGTCGACGTCATCAACCAGACCTGGGACGCGCACATCCTGACGGTCGAGGATCCGATCGAGTTCGTGCACCCGCCGAAGCGCTGCCTCGTGAACCAGCGCGAGGTCGGCCCGCACACCGAGTCGTTCAGCAACGCGCTGCGCAGCGCGCTGCGCGAAGACCCCGACGTGATCCTGATCGGCGAGATGCGCGACCTGGAGACCATCTCACTCGCACTCACCGCGGCCGAGACCGGGCACCTGGTCTTCGGGACTCTGCACACCTCGAGCGCGCCCAAGACCATCGACCGCATCATCGACGTCTTCCCCGCCGGGCAGCAGGCCCAGATCCGGACGATGCTCTCGGAATCGCTCGAGGCGGTGGTCGCGCAGACGCTTCTCAAGAAGAAGGGCGGCGGCGGGCGCGTGGCGGCGTGCGAGATCCTGATCGGCGTGCCGGCCGTGCGTAACCTGATCCGCGAGGCCAAGCTCCACCAGATCCCGTCGATGATGCAGACCGGCCAGCGCGTCGGCATGCAGACGCTCGACATGGCGCTCGCCGACCTGGTGAAGCGCGGGGTGATCGAGCCGACCGCGCTCCCGCCGCGCCCGACGATCAACGGCACCGGCAACGGCTCCACGCACGTCGTGGGCACGCCGGCGTAG
- the groL gene encoding chaperonin GroEL — protein sequence MAAKMVRFSEDARAKVLRGINILADAVTVTLGPRGRNVVLEKSWGAPTVTKDGVTVAKEIELADKFENMGAQMVKEVASKTSDVAGDGTTTATVLARALFTEGAKLVAAGHDPMSLKRGVDRAVTAIVEELKKLSKSTKGKDEIAQVGTVSANGDRTIGDMIAEAMEKVGKEGVITVEEAKSLDTQLEVVEGMQFDRGYVSPYFVTDPDRMEAVLEDPYILIHEKKISVMKDLVPLLEQVARSGKPLLVIAEEIEGEALATLVVNKIRGTLACCAVKAPGFGDRRKAMLEDIAILTGGRMIAEELGLKLENVGLKELGRCKRVVVDKDNTTLIDGAGKKADIEGRIKQIRAQIEETTSDYDREKLQERLAKLVGGVAVIRVGAATEVEMKEKKARVEDAMHATRAAVEEGIVAGGGVALLRARSVLDSLKLADEEGAGVNVVRRALEEPLRWIARNAGQDGSVVLEKVREAKGSFGFNAQTEEYEDLIKAGIIDPTKVVRTALQNAASVAGLLLTTEAMVAEKPKEEKPAPPSMPHGAEDF from the coding sequence ATGGCGGCAAAGATGGTACGGTTCAGCGAGGACGCGCGGGCCAAGGTCCTGCGCGGCATCAACATCCTCGCCGATGCGGTCACGGTGACGCTCGGCCCGCGCGGCCGCAACGTCGTGCTCGAGAAGTCGTGGGGCGCCCCCACCGTGACCAAGGACGGCGTGACGGTCGCGAAGGAGATCGAGCTGGCCGACAAGTTCGAGAACATGGGCGCGCAGATGGTGAAGGAGGTCGCCTCCAAGACCTCCGACGTCGCGGGCGACGGGACCACCACCGCGACCGTGCTGGCGCGCGCCCTCTTCACCGAGGGCGCCAAGCTAGTGGCGGCCGGCCACGACCCGATGAGCCTGAAGCGCGGCGTCGACAGGGCCGTGACGGCGATCGTCGAGGAGCTGAAGAAGCTCTCCAAGTCGACCAAGGGCAAGGACGAGATCGCCCAGGTCGGCACCGTGTCGGCCAACGGCGACCGCACCATCGGCGACATGATCGCCGAGGCGATGGAGAAGGTGGGAAAGGAGGGCGTGATCACGGTCGAGGAGGCGAAGAGCCTCGACACGCAGCTCGAGGTGGTCGAGGGCATGCAGTTCGACCGGGGCTACGTCTCGCCGTACTTCGTCACCGACCCCGACCGCATGGAGGCCGTGCTCGAGGATCCCTACATCCTGATCCACGAGAAGAAGATCTCCGTGATGAAGGACCTGGTGCCGCTGCTGGAGCAGGTGGCGCGCTCCGGCAAGCCGCTCCTCGTGATCGCCGAGGAGATCGAGGGCGAGGCGCTGGCAACGCTGGTCGTGAACAAGATCCGCGGCACCCTCGCCTGCTGCGCGGTGAAGGCGCCCGGCTTCGGTGACCGGCGGAAGGCGATGCTCGAGGACATCGCCATCCTGACCGGCGGCCGCATGATCGCCGAGGAGCTCGGCTTGAAGCTCGAGAACGTGGGGCTCAAGGAGCTCGGCCGCTGCAAGCGTGTCGTGGTCGACAAGGACAACACCACGCTCATCGACGGCGCCGGCAAGAAGGCCGATATCGAAGGCCGAATCAAGCAGATCCGGGCGCAGATCGAGGAGACCACCTCGGACTACGACCGCGAGAAGCTCCAGGAGCGGCTCGCCAAGCTGGTGGGCGGCGTGGCCGTGATCCGGGTCGGCGCGGCGACCGAGGTGGAGATGAAGGAGAAGAAGGCGCGGGTCGAGGACGCCATGCACGCCACGCGCGCAGCGGTGGAGGAGGGCATCGTGGCGGGCGGGGGCGTGGCGCTGCTCCGGGCGCGCAGCGTCCTCGACTCCCTCAAGCTCGCCGACGAGGAGGGGGCTGGCGTCAACGTCGTGCGCCGGGCGCTCGAGGAGCCGCTGCGCTGGATCGCCCGCAACGCGGGCCAGGACGGCTCGGTGGTGCTCGAGAAGGTGCGCGAGGCGAAGGGCTCCTTCGGGTTCAACGCGCAGACCGAGGAGTACGAGGACCTGATCAAGGCGGGCATCATCGACCCGACCAAGGTGGTGCGGACGGCCCTTCAGAACGCGGCGTCGGTCGCGGGGCTGCTGCTCACCACCGAGGCGATGGTGGCCGAGAAGCCGAAGGAGGAGAAGCCCGCGCCGCCGTCCATGCCGCACGGCGCCGAGGACTTCTAG
- a CDS encoding MBL fold metallo-hydrolase, with product MTQVTEVAPDLFRISTFVPEADLTFNQFLVRDDEPLLFHTGLRKTFPVVRAAVARVIDPARVRWIGFSHFEADECGALNDWLALAPRAQAACGVVGAVVSVDDVADRPARPLSDGEVIVTGRYRWRYCRTPHVPHGWDAGLLFEATERTLLCSDLLQQNGEVEPITASDVIGRFRDALLGYQAGPFANYLPYTPMTEGILASLAALQPKTLAVMHGSTFVGEGARALRECAAVFREVMGGEHHGAA from the coding sequence ATGACCCAGGTGACCGAGGTCGCACCGGACCTCTTCCGCATCTCGACCTTCGTCCCGGAGGCCGACCTCACGTTCAACCAGTTCCTCGTCCGTGACGACGAGCCGCTCCTCTTCCACACCGGGCTCCGCAAGACGTTCCCGGTGGTGCGCGCGGCGGTGGCGAGGGTCATCGATCCCGCACGTGTCCGTTGGATCGGCTTCAGCCACTTCGAAGCCGACGAATGCGGCGCGCTGAACGACTGGCTCGCGCTCGCGCCGCGGGCCCAGGCGGCGTGCGGCGTCGTGGGTGCCGTCGTCAGCGTGGACGACGTCGCCGACCGGCCGGCGCGGCCGCTCTCGGACGGCGAGGTCATCGTGACGGGGCGGTACCGCTGGCGCTACTGCCGCACGCCGCACGTGCCCCACGGCTGGGACGCGGGCCTCCTCTTCGAGGCGACCGAGCGCACGCTCCTCTGCTCGGATCTCCTGCAGCAGAACGGCGAGGTCGAGCCGATCACCGCCTCCGATGTGATCGGGCGCTTCCGCGACGCGCTCCTCGGCTACCAGGCCGGGCCGTTCGCGAACTACCTCCCCTACACCCCGATGACGGAAGGCATCCTCGCGAGCCTGGCGGCGCTCCAGCCGAAGACCCTCGCCGTCATGCACGGCTCGACCTTCGTGGGCGAGGGGGCGCGAGCGCTGCGCGAGTGCGCGGCCGTCTTCCGGGAAGTGATGGGCGGGGAGCACCATGGAGCCGCGTGA
- a CDS encoding alpha/beta fold hydrolase, whose protein sequence is MEPREVTLHGHRLSYRAGGSGPLLVLIHGITASAATWDEVLPWLAERHAVVAPDLFGHGRSAKPRGDYSLGAYANGIRDLLEVLGHPRATIVGHSLGGGIALQFAYQYPERCERLVLVSSGGLGREVHAGLRAAALPGSEWVLPLICTRGLLDAVDGVARFVGRAGLRAAPDLEEIWRGYASLGDADCRQAFVHTLRTIIDPSGQRVNATDRLYLAAGLPTMIVWGEQDRVIPPAHAHAAHAAMPGSRLELFPDAGHFPHRSNPRRFVEVLLDFVRSTAPARLDDARLRERLRGGAG, encoded by the coding sequence ATGGAGCCGCGTGAGGTCACGCTCCACGGCCACCGGCTGAGCTACCGCGCGGGCGGCTCCGGCCCGCTGCTGGTCCTGATCCACGGCATCACGGCCAGCGCCGCCACCTGGGACGAGGTGCTGCCCTGGCTCGCCGAGCGCCACGCCGTCGTCGCCCCGGACCTGTTCGGCCACGGCCGCTCCGCCAAGCCGCGCGGCGACTACTCGCTCGGCGCCTACGCGAACGGCATCCGCGACCTCCTCGAGGTCCTCGGCCATCCGCGCGCCACGATCGTCGGGCACTCGCTCGGCGGCGGCATTGCCTTGCAGTTCGCCTACCAGTACCCGGAGCGCTGCGAGCGCCTGGTGCTGGTCTCGAGCGGCGGCCTCGGGCGCGAGGTACACGCGGGCCTCCGCGCCGCAGCCCTCCCGGGCTCCGAGTGGGTGCTGCCTCTCATCTGCACGCGCGGGCTGCTCGACGCGGTGGACGGGGTGGCGCGCTTCGTGGGGCGCGCCGGCCTCCGGGCCGCGCCCGACCTCGAGGAGATCTGGCGCGGCTACGCCTCGCTCGGCGACGCGGACTGCCGCCAGGCCTTCGTCCACACGCTGCGCACCATCATCGACCCGAGCGGCCAGCGCGTGAACGCCACCGATCGCCTCTACCTCGCCGCCGGGCTGCCGACGATGATCGTGTGGGGTGAGCAGGACCGGGTGATCCCGCCCGCGCACGCGCACGCCGCGCACGCGGCGATGCCCGGGAGCCGGCTCGAGCTCTTTCCCGACGCGGGCCACTTCCCGCACCGCTCGAACCCGCGGCGCTTCGTCGAGGTGCTGCTCGACTTCGTGCGTTCGACCGCGCCGGCGCGGCTGGACGACGCGCGCTTGCGCGAGCGGCTGCGCGGCGGGGCGGGCTGA
- a CDS encoding redoxin domain-containing protein — MACHDHVAQLRRARAGYEQRPVRCFAVTTGTPEHSREFCAAHEVPFTCLVDYPGEPAYAAFGLQKVGLRQLFGPSLVTGLWTVLTRLREVSLPRSGNVYQMSGAFVIDREGIVRFAHRNEHPADHPPDERIWACLDALP, encoded by the coding sequence ATCGCCTGCCACGATCACGTGGCGCAGTTGCGCCGCGCGCGCGCGGGCTACGAGCAGAGGCCCGTGCGCTGCTTTGCGGTGACGACGGGCACGCCCGAGCATTCGCGCGAGTTCTGCGCGGCGCACGAGGTCCCGTTCACGTGCCTCGTCGACTACCCGGGCGAGCCCGCATACGCGGCCTTCGGGCTCCAGAAGGTGGGCCTCCGGCAGCTCTTCGGGCCGAGCCTGGTGACGGGGCTGTGGACCGTGCTGACACGCCTGCGCGAGGTCTCGCTGCCCAGGTCCGGTAACGTGTACCAGATGTCCGGCGCGTTCGTGATCGACCGGGAGGGGATCGTGCGCTTCGCGCACCGCAACGAGCATCCCGCTGATCATCCGCCGGACGAACGCATCTGGGCGTGCCTCGATGCGCTCCCGTGA
- a CDS encoding DUF309 domain-containing protein, giving the protein MRTEPRGVEKAARVRRPAHPGPGRPRPFAARVAGVPPDRFPPGFGAGVRLFNAGAFFAAHEAFEELLDVTEDNDCWECLVALIQVAVGYHKCVSGHPGAARMLGLGAAKLAPFPAVFRRVAVGRLRRRVADDLATLQAGGSLAAGIEASPPRIEMSREPARPAE; this is encoded by the coding sequence ATCCGGACCGAGCCCCGCGGGGTCGAGAAGGCGGCGCGGGTCCGGCGGCCGGCCCACCCCGGGCCGGGACGCCCGCGACCGTTCGCTGCTAGAGTGGCGGGCGTGCCCCCGGACCGATTTCCGCCGGGCTTCGGGGCGGGCGTGCGGCTCTTCAACGCGGGCGCCTTCTTCGCTGCCCACGAGGCCTTCGAGGAACTCCTCGACGTGACCGAGGACAACGACTGCTGGGAGTGCCTGGTGGCGCTCATCCAGGTCGCCGTCGGCTATCACAAGTGCGTCTCGGGCCATCCCGGCGCGGCGCGAATGCTCGGCCTCGGAGCCGCCAAGCTGGCGCCCTTTCCGGCCGTCTTTCGCCGCGTGGCGGTCGGCCGGCTCCGCCGCCGGGTGGCCGACGACCTGGCCACCCTGCAGGCCGGCGGCTCGCTGGCCGCCGGCATCGAGGCCTCGCCGCCGCGCATCGAGATGAGCCGTGAGCCGGCGCGCCCGGCTGAGTGA
- a CDS encoding co-chaperone GroES — MATRVRPLQDRVIVKRVEEQEQRSAGGIIIPDTAKEKPQEGRVVAVGPGKKEDGKVLALDVKAGDRVLFGKYTGTEIKLDGEEHLILREEDILGVIEA, encoded by the coding sequence ATGGCTACGCGGGTTCGCCCTCTGCAGGACAGGGTGATCGTCAAGCGGGTCGAGGAGCAGGAGCAGCGCAGCGCGGGCGGTATCATCATCCCCGACACGGCCAAGGAGAAGCCGCAGGAGGGGAGGGTGGTGGCGGTCGGGCCCGGCAAGAAGGAGGATGGGAAGGTGCTGGCCCTCGACGTGAAGGCCGGCGACCGGGTGCTGTTCGGCAAGTACACCGGCACCGAGATCAAGCTCGACGGCGAGGAGCACCTGATCCTCCGCGAGGAGGACATCCTCGGCGTCATCGAGGCCTGA